The genome window AACCCAGTTATCTGACAAACAATACCAATCGTTCAAAGGACTTATTGGATTTTCTTGCCACGATTTTAATCGTTCCTCTAACGTGCTTAAATTCATTCTGTGTTCGTTTGTTGAACAGATGATGTCTCTAATAAGCGACAGGAAATTCGAGTGCGTTTCCTGCATTAATTCCGGTTTATTGTTCAATTCCAGAATGTCAATATCAGAATTATCTAAATCGATCGGAATTTCCATCATATCAATGCCTTCAAGATCTGAAATAGTCACGGGTGTGATTTTCCCGTATTGTGGGAAAGCATTCGGTTTAACCACAACAGGGTTGGGATCAGGAGACGTGTCTGGTTTGGGAGCTGTGAACAATTCGGTTTTCACCTCACTTTTCACATTTTTCGGAGTCGTTTTCACGTTTCTGttcgttttgacttttttcacgTGATTCACAGTCACTGCATCAACAAAAGAGTCAGAATCCGATTCAATTTCGGAATTTGAACTGTGTCCTGTGTAATTATTTGGTGATTGGGTATTTACTCTCACTtccttctttttcttcttagCTAATTTATTGTCGTGATGCTTGTGTGTgaacgtcaaatttttgatATAAGGCAACTGGGTCCTATTTACAATGTCTGATAAAGTTACACCTTTAGTGCTGTATTCGGAGTCTTCACACCGTTCTAATTTTCTTCGCTTGTGTTGAGAGACGAGGGTCTTATAAGTTTCATCCGTAATGTAAAATGGATTACGTAGAGGTGTTATGTATTTCTCTAAATCCAACCCATTAGATTTGGTTGACATTGTTGAAATGTAAATGTCCGAGTTTGAGGTGTAGCTATTTCGAATACTGTTCAGATGACGACGCTGTTTCCGCGAAAGTGAAACAGGAGGGCCTTCGGGGTAGTTTTCGTCAGGTGAACAGTAATTATCTTCCGTCTTGGCTTGGATTGATGCTAAAATTTGGTAGTATCTTCGTTTTGTTCGATGGACGATGTAATTTAAATTAGGGTCttgaattttttcgattttcggTTCCACTCCCGGCGGCAAgttatttatttgattaattaattttctttgagATTCGACCACGTCCTGCTTGAGTTTTGCCCTAGATTTTCTGTAGCGATACAAAGCTTCTTTTTTCTGAGCTTTCTTGATAATTTTGCGCATGTTGGCAATATCTGGACGAAAATAACCTGCTTTCAAATCCTCATGAAATTTCTCTAAAGGGCTGTTGAACCTAAAACTTTCACAGTCAAATAGCTTTTGGAGGGTTTTGTTCTTCTCTTCATCATCATTTTCAGGAAAATTAGGTAGGAAAGTTTGTAAATGTTgcttattattatctgatagtGAATTCCATGTTTCGCTGGATAAAACCATGTGAAATATATCTTTTCTTTCACAAAGCCCTTGAGGTAACTGCAATTTGGTTCCACATATTTCAGCTGTTTCCATTCCATCATCATCTGAGGATTCTGTCGTGTAATCTGAAGAGGTATCTTCGGAGCTGTCAGTGTCCATTTTCGTGCCTAAAACACGATTCGAGGTGCTCAAATTGATAATATTGGAAGTAATTGGGGTGTTTGACCTCTGAGTTTTTTCGCCGATTTAGTGGTTATTTTGGGTTAGGAACGGTGGGGCATGGTTCACTTTCGGGTTTAACGAAGGTGACCCTCGTGAAATTACCAAATGTATTGGGGAAAATAGGAAAATACGTGGAAATATCGCAGCGTGACAATCTAGTAGCTATCGCTTGtcaataataaacaattgaatttgaaTTGGGAAAAAGGCGGGGGAGGGGTACGGTTtgtgatttttctttttgatattTACACCCACCTTATCCGGTTCTAAGTCTTATCCAGAAATATCCAAGATGCACACACTACAAAGTGGTATAAATCCGGCACGCCTGCATTGCGGATATACCAAAACAACGCATATACACAGCCAGTGGTGGGCCGCGAAACCATTTTGATCCGAGCCATCAATACTAAAAGTCAAACTTGGACGTGCCAATTTTACCACAAACACAAATTCAAACACAACAAACAGCACACCAATCGAAACGTGGATCAATTTTAGTAAATCCATGCGAAAACCCggacaaaattcacaaaattttgcGGATTTATCACTGAAACAAAACGATGGATTTCACAGATTTGAATGCAAACTAGGGATTCTCTGAGTTGCAATGTTGGCAGCgatgaaatttgacattggTGCGTTTGCGCATTAAGTTCCAACGCGTTCGTCATTAAAATGGCGCTCAATCTGCAGGTTAAGGTACATCCTGTCGTTTTGTTCCAAATTGTGGACGCGTACGAACGAAGAAATGCGGACTCTCATCGAGTTATTGGAACGTTATTGGGTACGTGTGAAATCTGCATTTTCATATTGAGCTAAAAACCAAAATTGAGACATGTGACGATTATCTAACCTCTAAACGTCAAACGtctgttttcaatttttttttttaaatatttactgtGGCGTTACAGGTAACGTGGATAAAGGGATTGTCGAAGTGATCAATTGTTTTTGCGTTCCCCATAAAGAAACTGTGGACCAAGTTGAAGCTGAACTGAATTATGCTATGGACGTTCATGATTTAAACCGTAGGGTTAACTCGAATGAGTCCATTGTAGGTTGGTGGGCGACTGGACATGAAGTTACTAATCACAGTTCTGTGATTCATGAATATTATGCTAGAGAATGCAACAATCCAGTTCATGTAACTTTAGACACAAGTTTGCAAGGAGGTCGAATGGGCCTCAAGGCTTATGTGTGTGTGTCACTGGGAGTTCCTAATGGAAAACAAGGTTGCATGTTTACTTCTATTCCAATTGATGTTACTTGCTATGACCctgaaatttttggattgCAATTATGTCAAAAGACTCTAGGAGCTGGAGGTGGCAGGTCCAGGAATGTTCATCCTATGCTTGATTTAGCACAGGTTGGTGTTTTAACTATTTTGAGTTGTACAGTaatctaattttaataaagGGACTTTTTAAGGAGTGTCGTGCATACAACACTGGaccgtatgatttcccattcgttaagccttttattagctaagtaattgattagacaaagtgagagtatatgCCAAGCACTATGTTAGGAGACAAAGCAATTTAACgacgttctttaactttaatgaaagggaaatcatacaGCCCTTTCTctacaataatttttgaaagatcaaattctgatttgtTGCAGGTTTCAGAAGCAGGATCAAAAATGGGAGTTCTCTTAGACCAGGTTTTGTCTTATGTGGAAGATGTTTTAGCAGGAAAAGTTCAGTCCAATAATGCTGTTGGAAGGGCTCTACTTGATTTGATTAATTCTGTACCTCACATGAGTAACGAACAGTTTTCAGAAATGTTCAACAGTAATGTTAAAGACTTGTTAATGGTGATCACTTTGTCACAACTTATTAAAACTCAATTgcaattaaatgaaaaactcACGTTACTTACGTCAATATAAAACTGGATtaagtttttcttttgtatgAAAACGATAATAAACATTCTGGAGaccataatttgttttgatttttatacCAATTGTAtcaatgaaaacatttttataccAATTGTATCAATGAAAACacttgaaaaaatttccaaaaattattacCTTGGCTTGaattaaaacataattttaataaaaagtcTAGGAACTTTCGTGATACAACGTTGTTGCACCTTCAAGGTTGCACTGCAAAAGAGGCGCAATTTTGGCGTCGGCTTAAAGATTTGTGGAAACTCGAAAGTCagttgttttttgaaaaactactCCATAATTTTTAACTGAGTTAACAGTTAAGTGAACTGAATCTTAAGTACAAGAAGTTTTATGGCATGACATTTACATACGTTTAACTTTATTCCATTTCCAGCTGAGAATAATCTTaggaaaatgtttttcaatttaattttattgaatcGACAGCACAAAGCTCATTTTGGAATTGCATGGGTTGCAGGGCTTCGTGGTGTTCAACACGTAAACAAGAAAAATGTTCTTGAACTCAATATTGGAAAATTATGGTAATTATTTCACTATGCAGACTCTCTCTAACagaatcatttttaatagtGACGATATCGCTGAATACGTGTGTTCTGAGTCGGATTCACCTCGATCACGCTTTTCACTTCGCCTTTCTGCTATATTGATAAATGGAACCATTAAGCTTTACAAACAGAAAGCTACCTATCTACTTGGTAAGTGGTAGTGcatatttttagtattttaatatgtattgtATTTCTTCAGATGATCTGGTAAAAGTGTTAACAGTTTTTACTACTCCAGCAATAATTTCGTAAGTACAGTAAATACAGTTAAGTAATtatattgcaattttttttatttttcagattAGGTATGTCATATTAATTTACTTGGTAAAGTAGGTACAACCTAACTGATATTTAGGTATAATGGAGACACCTCCGTCACCTGTTCCTAAAACAAGAACCAAGAAGCGACGTCGTACTGAAAAGAGTACTCCACAGAGTCAGCTGGAACAACTTGTGGCTGACATTAAAGCTCAAGAAGCTGGACAAGTTGAGTTTGCAGAATTAGCAGTGGAGCCAGCTGTCCTTGAAGCGCGCGCAGATGAAGTTACTTTGAGGGAAGCTCACGTTCCTCACGGGGTATTGTATTAAAGTGTGCTTTAACTTTTTTGTCATTGGTTGATTATGTAGGAGTTGGCGCATGAAGAATTCGGAATTCTAGGTGTTTTCCAGCCTCTTGAAGGCGAGCCACTACCAGAATTTGTAAGGTCTGTTGTGATttggaataatttttaattcctttaaataaaaacgttaAATGTATTTAGAGAACAAGAAGGTGTACCGCAACCACCATCTTCCAAAGTGGGCGAAGAGACAGTGGTACCTGTGGTACAAGAAAAGGTGGTTCCCGTGGAACTTGCCTCAAAAGTTACGTCCTCAACTGAATCCGAAGGTGCTCCCAGAACCATCACTGTGGAAGCTCAAGTACATGTTTCTGCCCAAGTGGAACCTTCCAAAAGGGCTCCTCGTGGAGAACCAGACAGTCTTTCAATCCAAACTTCACAGGTTGCAGTTGAAACTCCAGCTGAGGTACAAGAATTTCGCGTTGAACAATCGGAAGAAGTGCAACAGCTTGgagaaaaattgagaaaaatcgAATCGATAACTCGAGCGCGTCCGATTTTAGGGCAAATGCAAATAGGAGCTGTGGAGGACAGAGATACACAAATTCAGGTGagtcaaagaaaaaaaatatgtctttGTATTCATACCACGTTCGATGGTAAAGCTTCGTAGGATACGAAAGAAAAACGACGAGGATTTGGCAAAACTCGTAATCAATGTAAAACAATCGAGGGTAGTAAGGATCAACCGTTGTGAAGTGAGTACGTGAAGatttattttctcttttcGACGTTGTATTTTTAGCCAAATGAAGTCGAATGGATCGACATAAATCCTTGTCCGTTGCCCGAAGTTAACATAAAAGTTcccaatttaacaaatttgGTCAACATGTACCTAATCAGAGATGACAGAGATTTAGTGAAGC of Tenebrio molitor chromosome 6, icTenMoli1.1, whole genome shotgun sequence contains these proteins:
- the LOC138132624 gene encoding titin-like isoform X1, whose product is METPPSPVPKTRTKKRRRTEKSTPQSQLEQLVADIKAQEAGQVEFAELAVEPAVLEARADEVTLREAHVPHGELAHEEFGILGVFQPLEGEPLPEFVREQEGVPQPPSSKVGEETVVPVVQEKVVPVELASKVTSSTESEGAPRTITVEAQVHVSAQVEPSKRAPRGEPDSLSIQTSQVAVETPAEVQEFRVEQSEEVQQLGEKLRKIESITRARPILGQMQIGAVEDRDTQIQLRRIRKKNDEDLAKLVINVKQSRVVRINRCEPNEVEWIDINPCPLPEVNIKVPNLTNLVNMYLIRDDRDLVKRRKTSEGASLRDSLPLQRKSGRVTPPAEFLTEATVIPPLLEERVEEQPVAEVHVIADTLQLPTETQVPEPLLASTPVIRKETEIAQKTVEEVMHVTVEELAVSPRKKRKLADMEPQFEKELDFITLPTDLPSGELTVSALTIAQQTVDSVPVPVVTEQSRQQDIVHKVFIKGRCTLEEVSQRPINKLNIARAFNDILGMSVIFLAFKNSTGVFSFVQVQLCPVDKRGKIVGTEIYRARI
- the LOC138132624 gene encoding titin-like isoform X2, giving the protein METPPSPVPKTRTKKRRRTEKSTPQSQLEQLVADIKAQEAGQVEFAELAVEPAVLEARADEVTLREAHVPHGELAHEEFGILGVFQPLEGEPLPEFVREQEGVPQPPSSKVGEETVVPVVQEKVVPVELASKVTSSTESEGAPRTITVEAQVHVSAQVEPSKRAPRGEPDSLSIQTSQVAVETPAEVQEFRVEQSEEVQQLGEKLRKIESITRARPILGQMQIGAVEDRDTQIQLRRIRKKNDEDLAKLVINVKQSRVVRINRCEPNEVEWIDINPCPLPEVNIKVPNLTNLVNMYLIRDDRDLVKRRKTSEGASLRDSLPLQRKSGRVTPPAEFLTEATVIPPLLEERVEEQPVAEVHVIADTLQLPTETQVPEPLLASTPVIRKETEIAQKTVEEVMHVTVEELAVSPRKKRKLADMEPQFEKELDFITLPTDLPSGELTVSALTIAQQTVDSVPVPVVTEQSRQQDIVHKVFIKGRCTLEEVSQRPINKLNIARAFNDILVLCRYNYVQLISEGKSSELKFIERGFKMNR
- the eIF3f1 gene encoding eukaryotic translation initiation factor 3 subunit F-1, whose product is MALNLQVKVHPVVLFQIVDAYERRNADSHRVIGTLLGNVDKGIVEVINCFCVPHKETVDQVEAELNYAMDVHDLNRRVNSNESIVGWWATGHEVTNHSSVIHEYYARECNNPVHVTLDTSLQGGRMGLKAYVCVSLGVPNGKQGCMFTSIPIDVTCYDPEIFGLQLCQKTLGAGGGRSRNVHPMLDLAQVSEAGSKMGVLLDQVLSYVEDVLAGKVQSNNAVGRALLDLINSVPHMSNEQFSEMFNSNVKDLLMVITLSQLIKTQLQLNEKLTLLTSI